The following proteins are encoded in a genomic region of Populus trichocarpa isolate Nisqually-1 chromosome 13, P.trichocarpa_v4.1, whole genome shotgun sequence:
- the LOC7478887 gene encoding AP-3 complex subunit mu isoform X1, whose amino-acid sequence MLQCIFILSDSGQVMLEKQLIGHKVDRSICAWFWDQVISQGDSFKQQSVIASPTHYLFQIVREGITFLACTQLEMPPLMGIEFLCRVADVLSDYLEGLNEDVIKDNFVIVYELLDEMIDNGFPLTTEPNILREMIAPPNIVSKMLSVVTGNSSNVSDTLPGATASCVPWRTTDIKYANNEVYVDLVEEMDAIINRDGVLVKCEIYGEVQVNSHITGVPELTLSFANPSIMDDVRFHPCVRFRPWESHHILSFVPPDGLFKLMSYRVKKLKSTPIYVKPQITSDAGTCRINVMVGIRNDPGKMVDSITVQFQLPSCVLSADVTANHGAVTVFTNKMCNWSIDRIPKDRAPALSGTLMLETGLERLHVFPTFRVGFRIQGVALSGLQLDKLDLRVVPSRLYKGFRALTRSGLYEVRS is encoded by the exons ATGTTGCAGTGTATATTTATTCTTTCAGATTCCGGGCAA GTAATGCTAGAGAAACAGCTAATTGGGCATAAAGTAGATAGATCCATTTGTGCTTGGTTTTGGGATCAAGTCATTTCTCAAGGTGATTCCTTTAAG CAACAATCAGTTATTGCATCACCGACGCATTACTTGTTCCAAATTGTCCGGGAGGGAATCACTTTCTTAGCTTGCACTCAACTTGAAATGCCACCTTTGATGGGCATTGAG TTTCTTTGCAGAGTAGCTGATGTCCTCTCAGATTACCTTGAAGGGTTGAATGAAGATGTGATAAAGGATAACTTTGTCATTGTGTATGAG CTTTTGGACGAGATGATAGACAATGGCTTCCCCCTGACCACAGAACCTAATATCCTGAGGGAGATGATAGCTCCACCAAATATTGTGAGCAAAATGCTGAGTGTTGTGACtggtaacagttcaaatgtgaGCGACACTCTTCCAGGTGCAACAGCATCTTGTGTTCCGTGGAGAACAACAGACATAAAATATGCTAACAATGAAGTTTACGTTGATCTTGTTGAAGAAATGGATGCAATTATAAATAG GGACGGGGTCTTGGTAAAGTGTGAGATTTATGGTGAAGTTCAAGTAAACTCCCATATCACAGGTGTTCCTGAATTGACTCTGTCATTTGCAAACCCATCTATTATGGACGATGTCAGATTTCATCCCTGTGTTCGGTTTCGACCATGGGAATCCCATCATATCCTATCATTTGTGCCTCCTGATGGACTGTTTAAGCTCATGAGTTACAG ggttaaaaagttgaaaagtaCCCCGATATATGTAAAGCCACAGATTACATCTGATGCTGGGACATGCCGCATCAATGTGATGGTTGGAATACGAAATGACCCTGGAAAGATGGTTGACTCAATAACAGTGCAATTTCAACTGCCTTCATGTGTTTTATCAGCTGACGTGACTGCAAATCATGGAGCAGTGACCGTCTTCACAAACAAG ATGTGCAATTGGTCAATTGATCGAATACCGAAAGATAGAGCCCCTGCATTGTCTGGAACACTCATGCTTGAGACAGGATTAGAGCGCCTTCATGTATTTCCCACATTTCGAGTGGGTTTTAGGATCCAGGGTGTTGCCCTTTCTGGCCTGCAATTAGATAAACTGGATCTCAGGGTTGTACCAAGTCGTCTTTATAAAGGCTTTCGAGCTCTCACAAGATCAGGACTATATGAAGTGAGGTCATAG
- the LOC7478887 gene encoding AP-3 complex subunit mu isoform X2 produces MPPLMGIEFLCRVADVLSDYLEGLNEDVIKDNFVIVYELLDEMIDNGFPLTTEPNILREMIAPPNIVSKMLSVVTGNSSNVSDTLPGATASCVPWRTTDIKYANNEVYVDLVEEMDAIINRDGVLVKCEIYGEVQVNSHITGVPELTLSFANPSIMDDVRFHPCVRFRPWESHHILSFVPPDGLFKLMSYRVKKLKSTPIYVKPQITSDAGTCRINVMVGIRNDPGKMVDSITVQFQLPSCVLSADVTANHGAVTVFTNKMCNWSIDRIPKDRAPALSGTLMLETGLERLHVFPTFRVGFRIQGVALSGLQLDKLDLRVVPSRLYKGFRALTRSGLYEVRS; encoded by the exons ATGCCACCTTTGATGGGCATTGAG TTTCTTTGCAGAGTAGCTGATGTCCTCTCAGATTACCTTGAAGGGTTGAATGAAGATGTGATAAAGGATAACTTTGTCATTGTGTATGAG CTTTTGGACGAGATGATAGACAATGGCTTCCCCCTGACCACAGAACCTAATATCCTGAGGGAGATGATAGCTCCACCAAATATTGTGAGCAAAATGCTGAGTGTTGTGACtggtaacagttcaaatgtgaGCGACACTCTTCCAGGTGCAACAGCATCTTGTGTTCCGTGGAGAACAACAGACATAAAATATGCTAACAATGAAGTTTACGTTGATCTTGTTGAAGAAATGGATGCAATTATAAATAG GGACGGGGTCTTGGTAAAGTGTGAGATTTATGGTGAAGTTCAAGTAAACTCCCATATCACAGGTGTTCCTGAATTGACTCTGTCATTTGCAAACCCATCTATTATGGACGATGTCAGATTTCATCCCTGTGTTCGGTTTCGACCATGGGAATCCCATCATATCCTATCATTTGTGCCTCCTGATGGACTGTTTAAGCTCATGAGTTACAG ggttaaaaagttgaaaagtaCCCCGATATATGTAAAGCCACAGATTACATCTGATGCTGGGACATGCCGCATCAATGTGATGGTTGGAATACGAAATGACCCTGGAAAGATGGTTGACTCAATAACAGTGCAATTTCAACTGCCTTCATGTGTTTTATCAGCTGACGTGACTGCAAATCATGGAGCAGTGACCGTCTTCACAAACAAG ATGTGCAATTGGTCAATTGATCGAATACCGAAAGATAGAGCCCCTGCATTGTCTGGAACACTCATGCTTGAGACAGGATTAGAGCGCCTTCATGTATTTCCCACATTTCGAGTGGGTTTTAGGATCCAGGGTGTTGCCCTTTCTGGCCTGCAATTAGATAAACTGGATCTCAGGGTTGTACCAAGTCGTCTTTATAAAGGCTTTCGAGCTCTCACAAGATCAGGACTATATGAAGTGAGGTCATAG
- the LOC7478888 gene encoding psbP domain-containing protein 1, chloroplastic — MARILDSFPPPTQLTHPTRSRPTWLSCSMPISPNSTCFSSIPHNKQLTKAFAVPRRNAMALILSSYIFSEVGFNNIAFAQRSVGFREYIDQFDGYSLKHPQNWIQVRGAGADIFFRDPFVLDENLSVELSSPSSSNYKSVEDLGPPEEAGKKVLKQYLTEFMSTRLGVRRESNIISTSSRVADDGKLYYQVEVNIKSYANNNELAVMPQERVVRLEWNRRYMSVLGVENNRLYELRLQTPENVFVEEENDLRQVMDSFRVNKVTV; from the exons ATGGCAAGAATTCTTGACTCGTTTCCTCCTCCAACCCAACTCACCCACCCTACTCGTTCTCGTCCTACTTGGCTCAGTTGCTCAATGCCCATCTCGCCAAATTCCACTTGCTTCAGCTCCATTCCTCACAACAAACAACTG ACTAAAGCTTTTGCAGTTCCGAGGAGAAATGCAATGGCATTGATCTTGTCAAGTTACATTTTCTCAGAAGTTGGTTTCAACAATATTGCATTTGCTCAACGGTCTGTTGGGTTCAGGGAATACATTGATCAATTTGATGGGTATTCATTGAAGCACCCTCAGAATTGGATTCAAGTTCGAGGTGCAGGAGCTGATATATTCTTCAGGGATCCTTTTGTTCTTGATGAAAATCTCTCAGTGGAGTTGTCGTCTCCTTCGTCGTCAAATTACAAGAGTGTTGAAGACTTGGGTCCTCCAGAAGAAGCTGGAAAAAAAGTACTTAAGCAGTATTTGACTGAGTTCATGTCTACTAGACTTGGCGTCAGGCGtgaatcaaatattatttcaacATCCTCAAGAGTCGCAGATGATGGAAAGCTTTATTACCAAGTTGAG GTGAACATCAAGTCCTACGCAAATAACAATGAACTGGCTGTTATGCCTCAAGAAAGAGTAGTTCGTTTGGAATGGAACCGGCGGTATATGTCAGTTCTTGGAGTTGAAAACAACAGACTGTATGAGCTAAGATTACAGACACCAGAAAATGTATTTGTCGAAGAGGAAAATGATCTTCGCCAAGTCATGGATTCCTTCAGAGTGAATAAAGTGACTGTTTGA
- the LOC7465231 gene encoding alkaline/neutral invertase A, mitochondrial — translation MNTISIIGNSTMKPSCRFLISTKNPVFFKRHHSLTSNLSGNQFNFDKSKQFLTCSFRILGFKTILNESRKSFCVPNIRSGQSRLIARDSRAVSVVASVASQFREFSTSVETRVNDKNFERIFAQNGISVKPLVVERIDKDEHVLGDEESRLGVLVDDGESVNREDLDGGQGVEIVSTKREESDIEKEAWKLLNDAVVMYCGSPVGTVAANDPGDKMPLNYDQVFVRDFVPSALAFLLRGEGEIVKNFLLHALQLQSWEKTVDCYSPGQGLMPASFKVRTVPLDDNNLEEVLDPDFGESAIGRVAPVDSGLWWIILLRAYGKLTGDYALQERVDVQTGIKLILNLCLADGFDMFPSLLVTDGSCMIDRRMGIHGHPLEIQALFYSALRSSREMLVVNDGSKNLVRAINNRLSALSFHIREYYWVDMRKINEIYRYKTEEYSTEATNKFNIYPEQIPSWLMDWIPEEGGYLIGNLQPAHMDFRFFTLGNLWSVVSSLGTPKQNEAVLNLIESKWDDLVGNMPLKICYPALESEDWRIITGSDPKNTPWSYHNGGSWPTLLWQFTLACMKMDRMELAQKAIALAEKRLQVDHWPEYYDTRSGKFIGKQSRLYQTWTVAGFLTSKVLLENPEKASLLFWDEDYDLLEFCVCGLNTSGRKRCSRVAARSQILV, via the exons ATGAATACTATTAGTATTATTGGCAATTCTACAATGAAACCCTCTTGTAGATTTCTTATATCTACGAAAAATCCAGTCTTTTTTAAGCGCCATCATAGTTTAACAAGCAATTTATCTGGGAATcagtttaattttgataaaagcaAGCAGTTTTTGACCTGCTCTTTTAGAATCTTGGGGTTCAAAACCATTTTAAATGAATCCCGGAAATCTTTTTGTGTTCCCAATATCAGGTCTGGCCAATCTAGGCTTATAGCACGAGATAGTAGGGCGGTTTCTGTTGTTGCTAGTGTTGCCTCACAATTCAGGGAGTTTTCAACGTCTGTTGAGACAAGAGTGAATGATAAGAATTTTGAGAGAATTTTTGCGCAAAATGGGATTAGTGTTAAGCCTTTGGTGGTTGAGAGGATTGATAAAGATGAGCATGTTTTAGGGGATGAAGAATCTAGGCTAGGGGTTCTTGTTGATGATGGTGAAAGTGTAAATAGAGAGGATTTGGATGGTGGTCAAGGAGTTGAGATTGTTAGTACTAAGAGGGAAGAGAGTGATATAGAAAAGGAAGCATGGAAGTTGTTGAATGATGCTGTTGTTATGTACTGTGGGAGTCCTGTGGGGACCGTGGCCGCAAATGATCCAGGGGATAAGATGCCATTGAATTATGATCAGGTGTTTGTTCGTGATTTTGTTCCTTCAGCTCTCGCCTTTTTGCTTAGAGGAGAAGGGGAGATTGTGAAGAATTTCTTGCTTCATGCCTTGCAATTGCAG AGTTGGGAGAAAACAGTGGACTGCTATAGTCCAGGACAGGGGCTGATGCCTGCCAGTTTTAAAGTCAGAACAGTGCCTCTTGATGACAATAATCTTGAAGAAGTTTTAGATCCTGATTTTGGCGAATCAGCTATTGGCCGTGTTGCACCTGTGGATTCTG gGTTGTGGTGGATTATTTTATTGAGGGCATATGGGAAACTCACTGGTGACTATGCTTTACAAGAAAGGGTGGATGTTCAGACTGGCATAAAACTGATCTTAAACTTATGCTTAGCTGATGGGTTTGATATGTTTCCTTCTCTTCTAGTCACCGATGGCTCCTGCATGATAGATCGGCGGATGGGGATCCATGGTCACCCCCTTGAGATCCAA GCCTTGTTTTATTCTGCTCTACGGTCTTCCCGTGAGATGCTAGTTGTAAATGATGGATCAAAGAATTTGGTGAGGGCTATCAACAACAGACTCAGTGCATTGTCATTCCACATTAGAGAATACTATTGGGTAGATATGAGAAAGATCAATGAGATATACCGGTATAAAACAGAAGAGTATTCTACAGAAGCCaccaacaaatttaatatttatcctGAACAAATTCCATCATGGCTCATGGATTGGATACCTGAGGAAGGTGGATATCTGATTGGCAATCTGCAGCCAGCTCACAtggattttagatttttcacTCTTGGAAATCTTTGGTCTGTTGTTTCATCTTTGGGTaccccaaaacaaaatgaagctGTTCTAAATCTGATTGAATCCAAATGGGATGATCTTGTGGGAAATATGCCTCTTAAGATATGTTACCCTGCTCTGGAGTCTGAGGATTGGCGTATAATCACCGGCAGTGACCCTAAGAACAC CCCTTGGTCATATCATAATGGTGGGTCATGGCCAACACTTCTGTGGCAG TTCACATTGGCATGCATGAAGATGGATAGAATGGAACTAGCTCAGAAGGCTATTGCTTTGGCCGAGAAGAGACTTCAAGTTGACCATTGGCCAGAGTATTATGACACCCGAAGTGGGAAGTTTATTGGAAAGCAATCCCGACTTTATCAAACATGGACGGTTGCAGGTTTCCTAACATCGAAAGTTCTCTTGGAGAATCCAGAGAAGGCATCCTTGTTATTCTGGGATGAGGATTATGATCTTCTTGAGTTCTGTGTTTGTGGGCTTAACACAAGTGGCCGGAAGAGGTGTTCTCGAGTCGCCGCCAGGTCACAGATTCTTGTCTAG
- the LOC7478889 gene encoding putative pentatricopeptide repeat-containing protein At1g56570, which yields MSTKRLLSANNFHPFPPMMKNYLQWAQNTPTQKSGTPFNAKGTSILATDLLKSYFERGLTSQARNLFDEMPERDVVAWTTMISGYTHCNEYTQAWSVFVDMVKNGNDPPNAFTISSVLKACKGMKRVFCGRLVHGLAIKRRFMEGFIYVDNALMDMYASCGVGMRDACVVFHDIKEKNVVSWTTLIAGYTHRGNGNRALQIFREMLLDGVALNPHSISIAVRACASIGSQNFGRQIHTAVIKHGFESDLPVTNSILDMYCRCGCLSEANKYFNDMTEKDLITWNTLIAGYERSDSIEPFFIFSQMESEGFTPNCFTFTSLIATCANVAALCCGQQVHGGIFRRGLDRNLELANALIDMYAKCGNIFDSCKIFSEMSCRNLVSWTSMMIGYGAHGYGKKVVELFDEMVKSGIRPDQVVFMAVLSACSHAGLVDQGLRYINCMINDYHIKPNQEIYGCVVDLLGRPGRVEDAYQLIRSMPFMADESVWGALLGACKAHNFSRLGKLAAKKALALRPNMVETYVMLSNIYAAEGKWGEAARMRKLMKRAGCRKVAGRSWIEVRNQVYSFVVGNKMGSHKEWVYEVLELPVQHMKEAGYVPEVDCLIHDQEDGT from the exons ATGAGCACAAAAAGACTACTATCCGCCAATAACTTCCATCCTTTCCCACCCATGATGAAAAACTACCTACAGTGGGCCCAAAACACCCCGACCCAGAAATCAGGTACACCTTTTAATGCAAAGGGTACCTCCATTTTAGCTACAGACCtcttaaaatcatattttgaaagaGGCCTAACTAGTCAAGCACGCAActtgtttgatgaaatgcctGAGAGAGATGTTGTTGCATGGACGACGATGATTTCAGGGTACACGCATTGCAATGAATACACTCAAGCATGGAGTGTTTTTGTCGATATGGTTAAGAATGGAAATGACCCACCAAATGCGTTCACAATATCAAGCGTTCTGAAGGCTTGTAAAGGCATGAAGCGTGTTTTTTGTGGGCGTTTGGTCCATGGATTGGctataaaaagaaggtttatggAGGGGTTTATTTATGTGGATAATGCTCTCATGGATATGTATGCTTCTTGTGGTGTAGGAATGAGGGATGCTTGTGTTGTTTTTCACGATATTAAAGAGAAGAATGTTGTGTCTTGGACTACCTTGATTGCTGGTTACACTCACAGAGGCAATGGCAATCGCGCACTTCAAATTTTCCGGGAAATGCTACTG GACGGAGTAGCATTGAACCCACATAGCATTTCGATAGCTGTTAGAGCATGTGCCTCAATTGGCTCACAGAATTTTGGCAGACAAATACACACAGCGGTGATCAAACATGGGTTTGAATCCGATCTTCCTGTCACAAATTCTATACTTGATATGTATTGTAGGTGTGGATGTTTATCTGAGGCAAACAAGTATTTCAATGATATGACTGAAAAAGATTTGATCACATGGAATACATTAATAGCAGGGTATGAAAGATCGGATTCCATTGagcctttctttatattttcacaAATGGAGTCAGAAGGTTTTACTCCAAATTGCTTCACTTTTACCAGTCTAATAGCAACATGTGCGAATGTAGCAGCTTTGTGTTGTGGACAGCAAGTTCATGGAGGAATTTTTCGCAGAGGGCTTGACAGAAACCTGGAATTGGCTAATGCCTTGATTGATATGTATGCAAAGTGTGGTAATATATTTGATTCATGCAAAATATTTAGTGAAATGTCTTGTAGAAATTTGGTCTCTTGGACTTCTATGATGATTGGATATGGGGCTCATGGATACGGTAAAAAGGTTGTTGAGTTGTTTGATGAGATGGTCAAGTCAGGCATCAGACCTGATCAGGTAGTGTTTATGGCAGTTCTAAGTGCGTGCAGTCATGCTGGACTAGTTGATCAAGGCTTGAGGTACATCAACTGTATGATAAATGATTATCACATCAAGCCAAATCAGGAGATTTATGGCTGTGTTGTAGATTTGCTAGGGAGACCGGGGAGAGTGGAGGACGCCTATCAACTAATACGAAGCATGCCATTTATGGCTGATGAGTCTGTTTGGGGTGCACTTCTTGGTGCTTGCAAGGCACATAACTTTTCGAGGTTGGGGAAATTGGCAGCTAAGAAGGCATTGGCTTTGAGACCAAACATGGTAGAGACCTATGTGATGCTGTCAAATATTTATGCTGCAGAAGGCAAATGGGGAGAAGCTGCAAGAATGAGAAAGTTGATGAAGAGAGCAGGGTGTAGAAAAGTGGCTGGGAGGAGTTGGATTGAGGTACGAAACCAGGTTTACAGTTTTGTTGTTGGAAATAAGATGGGTTCTCATAAAGAGTGGGTTTATGAAGTTCTGGAATTACCTGTACAGCATATGAAAGAGGCTGGCTATGTGCCTGAAGTTGATTGCTTAATACATGACCAAGAAGATGGCACTTGA